One Drosophila teissieri strain GT53w chromosome X, Prin_Dtei_1.1, whole genome shotgun sequence genomic window, TCGCCGACCACGCTGACGATATAGTAGAAACAATAGGAGCGATCTGGGTAAACATtgattccattccattcgcaGGCAATCTATCTGAAGATCGTAACTCGACATACCTCGATAGATAAACGTTGCGATTACCGGTGCACTCGGTGCTACGAGGCTTGATAACTTGACAATTGAGCCTGTTTCCTCATACATATCATGTTCATCTATACATACATTGGTCATTTGGAGCCTGAGCCGCACAAGAAGTTGTGGAAACTAGCGACCCTTTCGACGACTGAAGTTCTCGGACCTTTGAGGCAGACACAGGGAACTTTGAGATCGCCTTGGGCGGAACCACTTGCAGTCCTCGAATTGTGTCAAAACTCAAGTAGCAACAAGTGTTTACTTGGCTTTTCAAGCCATATCTGCTGCTGTTCCAGAGGCAGAGCGGGACGGGTAGTGGGGTCAAAAAGAGAGGGCGCGATGGCGGCACGCCGCCAAAGTCAGCGATTGCGATATAAATACTGATGAGATAGTCCGTCCGTTCGAAAATTTGCTGCTGCGCATTTAGTTGCATCAATCACAAGCCGAATTCTCTTATTGTTCGGGCAAAACTAAGCGAACAACTGAAGCAACAGATGtcgtcctgcatcctgcaccTATTTGTGTCCTTGGATATCCGGAAATGGCTTCTAAAGGGCAAAGTTGACTGATATATGTAGTCAGCAGATCTGAAGTACTGTGCTGTTTCGactatttttttctttcgtttaCCCCTCGGCAAGGGAATTACCCTGCTTCCCTGCTGTTCAACGAGTACAAGGCAGCCTTTTGGTTTGAAAGTAACGGgcatataattatattttttgaattctTGGCGCCTTTCATTGGCAGCACTGGTCACACCGCCTGGTCACACTGCCTGCGCCTGCAGTGAGTTATCGGGTAATCGTTATCGCATGAGGTAAACATTCGATACAATAGAAATGGATCTGCGCCGGGACCTTCTGGAGGCGGAGTCTAGAGCGGATCAGGACGAGGCGGAGCGTCAGGCGCACTTGCAGCTCGTCCGGGAACTGGACCACAACATCGGCGTccctgtgggcgtggcggcgGATCGTCTGCAGCAGCTGGTCGCTggcgtgcgagcgagagggcacCATGACTTGTTGCGTCTTTGGCAGCTGTGGCTCAACGAGCTAATCTTGGCCAGGAGGATAATTGTGGTGAGGTCCCACCTGCTAGTGGAAGAGCTAATGGCAGAAACGGAGTCGAAGCCGTCCGTCGCAGCTGGCAACTTGATGCTGAGCATGCTGAAAGCGACGCCGAAGGAGAAACTGTCTGGGTTCTGGCCAAGATTGAGCGCACTAACGCAAGCCAAAGATATGGACGCCGcccttttgctgctgcagtgccaGGAACTTGTGCTGGCCGAGCTGGAGGAATCGCCGGAGGTGGGCGTGCACAGCCAGGGTCTGGTCAACTCGCTCATCAACATGCACTTGGAGGGCTGCTGGCTGGTCGCCAAGGAGCAGTTGCCCCTGCTGCTGGCGCAGAGCCTGCAGTTGATTCAGAAGCTGATGACCAGGCAGCCCGACTATGCGGCGCAGAGAGTGCCCGAACTAATGGGGCTAGTCCAGTGCTACCTGCAGTATGGAGCTGAAGGAGAAACCCAACTAAAGCCCAGGAAGTTGCCGCCCGCACAGCAGTCGGCTGCCTATGGTCAGGAGAAGGAAGAGGAAGACCAGCTGCCCGCCCAGATGTCCCGCTCCTGCGGCCGCAAGAACAAAGTGCGCAAGATGCGATCGCTCGCCAAACAGCGGAGCCAGGCGGTCAGTGAACACCAAGAGGGCAATCCGCGAGAGCGTCTGTTGCTGATGGGTAACCAGGACTACGGCTGCCTAACTGGAGACTCGGCTGAGAACGGTCTGCCCTCCGATTCGGATCAGCAGACAGAGAACAAGCACCACCGACAGCAAGCGGTCAAGGTGCGGATCTCCGCTCTACATTTGCTCAGCTCCCTGACCAATCAACTGCCCCGCCGCTCGTTGTACGGCTACTGGCACGTGCTGTTCCCCGACGGAGATGCGGGCGGTAGCCGCCACCTACTGCTCCATGGTCTGAAGGACACCAATTCCCGTTGTCGAGCCCTGGCCTTGCAGGTGGGAGCGCAGCTGTTGTACGGGTCAAAGTCATTCCTCAGCCAGGCATGCTCCCGCGGCCCCAGCAACTTTACGCCATTTGCCGTCAGCCTGGCCAGCTCTGTGTTGACCGCTTATCGCACCTTGAGCGCCATCCTCGAGCGGGAGTATACGCCGCCTGTGCTGACCCAGTGCCTCAAGTGCTTGGCCGTTTTGGTGCAGGCCACGCCCTTTGACCAGCTGGAAATGGGCTTTGTCTACGAGTTTGTGGGTCACGTGAAAAAACTGACCAAGAGTGCGGACCCTCCGGTCGCCGTGTCCGCATTGCTGGTCATGGAAATGCTGGTGGGCACATCCAAGCTTACGCCGGAGATTGCCAGCTCCGTAGGACTGGCTCCTAGTCAGAGAAACCTTCAAATGGAACAGGCGACCACGGTAGAAGAAACCCACCAGGAGCTGTGCGACTCGGATGCGGAGATGGAactcgaggaggaggagcagcaaccAGCGCAGAAAAATGTGGTGAATCCCACCCACACAGTGTCCCCATCCATTCCGCGCAATTCATGGCTGCTGCGGCAGGTGCTCCGCTTTCTGGAGGGCATGGGAACGCCATCCACCGTGCGCTTGGAGTGCTTCCAGGTGCTCCAGGCCATGGCCACACACATAGGCCTGCTGCGAGGACATCAGGTCCGTTTGTCAAAGGTGATATCCGCCGGACTGAGGGATCCCGCTATTGATGTGAAGCTGTACGCCGCACGCTGCCTGGACTCCGTTGGCTACCAGCTGGGCAGGCTGTTGCCGGAACCGGCAGAACGGGAGCTGCAGATGTCCTTTTGGCTCACACTGCTGCCGGCCACCTATGAAGCCTACGATTCCGCCGGGTTTTCCTTGAAGTGCGCTCTGTGCGACGCCCTGTCCAACATGGGATCCTTTAGTTTCGAGAGACTCCCGGATGGCCAGAGGACCGCCCTGTTGGCCTTCCTAAGCGGTTGCGCCAGCGACGATCATGAGGAGCCACTGGTCAGGGGAGCCGCTTTGCGGGCCATGGCCGTCTACGTGCTACATCCCTCGCTGAGGACGGATCTGGGATTTGTGGAGAATGCAGCGGAGCTGACCTTGCGCATTATCGGTGATTCCCAGCTGGTGGTGAGGATCAAGGCCGCCTGGGCCCTGGGGAACATCAGTGACGCCCTGGTGGCCGGCATTCCCAACCAGACCGAACGCATTTCCGCCGAACTTTTGGAACGCCTCATCCAGGCGGCCACGAAGAGCTGTGCCGACAACGACAAGGTCAGGGCCAATGCGGTACGTGCCCTGGGGAATCTCTTGCAGATCCTGCAGGCCCAGCCCCTGGGAAACGGTGAACAGATGCAAGTGGCCATGTCTAAGCTGCTGGACTGCGTCAAATCCTCGGGCAACGCAAAGGTGAAGTGGAATGCGTGCTATGCCATCGGAAACCTGGTGAAGCACAGGGCCTTCTTCACCAACAACCACCTGGCTGGCATCCTATTCCCCACCCTCTGCCAGTTGGTGGTGCAGCACGCCAACTTCAAAGTGCGCACCAATGCAGCCGGAGTTCTGCTGCAGGTCGAGCAGCGTCAGGACTTCAGCACCCACTTTCCGCTGGTATGGCGTTCCCTCCTGGACGCTCTGGTGCGCTCCAATGCGCTGGAAAGCTTCGAGGAGTACAACCACCGGGATGCACTCCAGCAGCAGTTGTGCCTGGCCATTGCCCACCTGCTGATGCTGGCCAGGAGCTCGGATCTGCCGATGATGCGAGAGTACCTGGAGGAAGATCGCTTGGAGGAGGTGCGCGCCACGTGGCGGCGCGTCGCATTCCGCATTGTTCCCGAGCAGTCGGCTTCACTCTTCACCTGCAGTCCTCTGCTGGAGCAGCGTCTGCAGGCGGAGGTCAGCAACCAGCAGCGCTGCGCCTTGGCGTTCATCACGAGCACACTCCGGCTGGACCCGTAGGAGCCTCCTGCTCCAGCCTTTCACCTACCTAACCCAGGActcccaaaaataaattctcTCCTAGCGCAACCACACTATTGCATCATTTCTCAATCTTACAAACCAGACGCGCAGAAATATCAGCACGTGCAAAACAATCAGCTGATCAGTCAAATTGGCGCTTAGACAGAGATGCCCGCGTGCCTTTTAGTTTCGGCACGCGCCCATGTAATGCAAGGGACTTTCGTGCCTATCGTGCTAAAATCGTGACACGAACACAAGAACAACGTGGTCGCTCATCACTGCTCTGCACTCAGCTCTCAAGTAACGGATGCGCTGCTCTCCTATTGGTCAAAAGGAGCTGGAGAAATCGAAATGGCAGCCA contains:
- the LOC122625247 gene encoding HEAT repeat-containing protein 6, whose amino-acid sequence is MDLRRDLLEAESRADQDEAERQAHLQLVRELDHNIGVPVGVAADRLQQLVAGVRARGHHDLLRLWQLWLNELILARRIIVVRSHLLVEELMAETESKPSVAAGNLMLSMLKATPKEKLSGFWPRLSALTQAKDMDAALLLLQCQELVLAELEESPEVGVHSQGLVNSLINMHLEGCWLVAKEQLPLLLAQSLQLIQKLMTRQPDYAAQRVPELMGLVQCYLQYGAEGETQLKPRKLPPAQQSAAYGQEKEEEDQLPAQMSRSCGRKNKVRKMRSLAKQRSQAVSEHQEGNPRERLLLMGNQDYGCLTGDSAENGLPSDSDQQTENKHHRQQAVKVRISALHLLSSLTNQLPRRSLYGYWHVLFPDGDAGGSRHLLLHGLKDTNSRCRALALQVGAQLLYGSKSFLSQACSRGPSNFTPFAVSLASSVLTAYRTLSAILEREYTPPVLTQCLKCLAVLVQATPFDQLEMGFVYEFVGHVKKLTKSADPPVAVSALLVMEMLVGTSKLTPEIASSVGLAPSQRNLQMEQATTVEETHQELCDSDAEMELEEEEQQPAQKNVVNPTHTVSPSIPRNSWLLRQVLRFLEGMGTPSTVRLECFQVLQAMATHIGLLRGHQVRLSKVISAGLRDPAIDVKLYAARCLDSVGYQLGRLLPEPAERELQMSFWLTLLPATYEAYDSAGFSLKCALCDALSNMGSFSFERLPDGQRTALLAFLSGCASDDHEEPLVRGAALRAMAVYVLHPSLRTDLGFVENAAELTLRIIGDSQLVVRIKAAWALGNISDALVAGIPNQTERISAELLERLIQAATKSCADNDKVRANAVRALGNLLQILQAQPLGNGEQMQVAMSKLLDCVKSSGNAKVKWNACYAIGNLVKHRAFFTNNHLAGILFPTLCQLVVQHANFKVRTNAAGVLLQVEQRQDFSTHFPLVWRSLLDALVRSNALESFEEYNHRDALQQQLCLAIAHLLMLARSSDLPMMREYLEEDRLEEVRATWRRVAFRIVPEQSASLFTCSPLLEQRLQAEVSNQQRCALAFITSTLRLDP